A stretch of Brassica napus cultivar Da-Ae chromosome C6, Da-Ae, whole genome shotgun sequence DNA encodes these proteins:
- the LOC106433925 gene encoding NAC domain-containing protein 66 isoform X1, with protein sequence MNISVNGQSQVPPGFRFHPTEEELLEYYLRKKISNIKIDLDVIRDVDLNKLEPWDIQEMCKIGTTPQNDWYFFSHKDKKYPTGTRTNRATTVGFWKATGRDKIIYSNGDRIGMRKTLVFYKGRAPHGQKSDWIMHEYRLDENVLASSSNHDDEVSVETCEVIGADEGWVVCRVFMKKSLCKTVISSPPRSVKTSSFNEKTIEEIFKVMGQSSKEEIIVDPFLKLPNLECPNNTVSSYQRLMDDQVHNYHVPSFGTSWATLDRLEASHLNGPNSYSIPAVDAIPQSPLHGLNRSGFYNTGLTEDYYTTEMDIWNNTDFGRTTMSSNP encoded by the exons ATGAACATATCAGTAAACGGACAGTCACAAGTGCCTCCTGGCTTTAGGTTTCACCCGACTGAGGAGGAGCTCTTGGAGTATTACCTCCGCAAGAAAATCTCTAACATCAAGATTGATCTCGATGTTATCCGTGATGTTGATCTCAACAAGCTCGAGCCTTGGGATATTCAAG AGATGTGTAAGATAGGAACAACGCCGCAAAATGATTGGTACTTCTTTAGCCACAAGGACAAGAAGTATCCCACGGGAACAAGAACCAACCGAGCCACCACGGTGGGGTTTTGGAAAGCAACCGGACGTGACAAGATCATATATAGCAACGGCGATAGGATCGGTATGCGGAAAACGCTTGTCTTCTACAAAGGTCGAGCCCCTCATGGTCAAAAATCGGATTGGATCATGCATGAGTATAGACTCGACGAGAATGTATTAGCCTCCTCCTCGAATCATGACGATGAGGTCAGTGTAGAAACGTGTGAGGTCATAGGAGCAGATGAAGGATGGGTGGTGTGTCGTGTTTTCATGAAGAAGAGTCTTTGCAAAACTGTAATTAGCAGCCCGCCGAGGTCAGTGAAAACATCTTCGTTCAACGAGAAGACTATTGAAGAAATTTTTAAAGTTATGGGACAGTCTTCTAAAGAGGAGATCATTGTAGATCCTTTCTTGAAGCTCCCTAACCTTGAGTGCCCTAACAATACCGTCTCGAGTTACCAGCGGTTGATGGACGACCAAGTCCACAACTATCACGTCCCCAGCTTCGGAACTAGCTGGGCCACTTTGGATCGTCTCGAGGCCTCGCATCTAAATGGGCCCAACTCATATTCAATCCCAGCCGTCGATGCGATCCCACAATCACCGCTCCATGGACTAAACCGTTCCGGTTTTTATAACACCGGTTTAACAGAGGATTATTATACAACGGAGATGGATATATGGAACAATACAGACTTTGGGAGAACCACGATGTCGTCCAACCCATAG
- the LOC106433925 gene encoding NAC domain-containing protein 66 isoform X2 gives MCKIGTTPQNDWYFFSHKDKKYPTGTRTNRATTVGFWKATGRDKIIYSNGDRIGMRKTLVFYKGRAPHGQKSDWIMHEYRLDENVLASSSNHDDEVSVETCEVIGADEGWVVCRVFMKKSLCKTVISSPPRSVKTSSFNEKTIEEIFKVMGQSSKEEIIVDPFLKLPNLECPNNTVSSYQRLMDDQVHNYHVPSFGTSWATLDRLEASHLNGPNSYSIPAVDAIPQSPLHGLNRSGFYNTGLTEDYYTTEMDIWNNTDFGRTTMSSNP, from the coding sequence ATGTGTAAGATAGGAACAACGCCGCAAAATGATTGGTACTTCTTTAGCCACAAGGACAAGAAGTATCCCACGGGAACAAGAACCAACCGAGCCACCACGGTGGGGTTTTGGAAAGCAACCGGACGTGACAAGATCATATATAGCAACGGCGATAGGATCGGTATGCGGAAAACGCTTGTCTTCTACAAAGGTCGAGCCCCTCATGGTCAAAAATCGGATTGGATCATGCATGAGTATAGACTCGACGAGAATGTATTAGCCTCCTCCTCGAATCATGACGATGAGGTCAGTGTAGAAACGTGTGAGGTCATAGGAGCAGATGAAGGATGGGTGGTGTGTCGTGTTTTCATGAAGAAGAGTCTTTGCAAAACTGTAATTAGCAGCCCGCCGAGGTCAGTGAAAACATCTTCGTTCAACGAGAAGACTATTGAAGAAATTTTTAAAGTTATGGGACAGTCTTCTAAAGAGGAGATCATTGTAGATCCTTTCTTGAAGCTCCCTAACCTTGAGTGCCCTAACAATACCGTCTCGAGTTACCAGCGGTTGATGGACGACCAAGTCCACAACTATCACGTCCCCAGCTTCGGAACTAGCTGGGCCACTTTGGATCGTCTCGAGGCCTCGCATCTAAATGGGCCCAACTCATATTCAATCCCAGCCGTCGATGCGATCCCACAATCACCGCTCCATGGACTAAACCGTTCCGGTTTTTATAACACCGGTTTAACAGAGGATTATTATACAACGGAGATGGATATATGGAACAATACAGACTTTGGGAGAACCACGATGTCGTCCAACCCATAG
- the LOC106433934 gene encoding serine/threonine-protein kinase ATG1a, whose product MDAAARLVGDYELGRRLGSGSFAVVWLAKHRSSGLEVAIKEIDKKKLNPKVRDSLLKEISILRTIDHPNIIRLHEAIETGDRIFLVLEYCSGGDLAEYINLHGKVSEPVAKHFMRQLALGLQALQEKHCIHRDLKPQNLLLSSKEVTPLLKIGDFGFARSLTPEAMAETFCGSPLYMAPEIIRNRKYDAKADLWSAGAILFQLVTGKPPFDGTNQFQLFHNIVRDTELEFPEDALNEIHPDCVDLCKSLLRRDPIERLTFREFFSHRFLQEARQTPGVAHSDSTGKSSLPSGQLTSTNRFKASAENVYKQGSSSSASPSHIVSSEKTRKDTEGQSSSNQFGVLDSLELIEREYVLVNRPTEGSSDCFDTSLQDSGTRNLLPKNDKGSLEAQRPASGSSYLLTEVQRLTIVHPPTKLQLLHQYAEALAEVAREMGNAGQGKESFAVTLVVLAAWRKALEICDSWMMSVGEERVNPADPTTAPETSNPDLNSPAVAKTWVTQEFVTAFNQAETSSTQLNQTSAATHMPDAMETIYEKALAYGKSGGAEEYLNNKESAGKLYKKAILLLTFIIEEAVTLPLNPPFSLTSDDKKRILYYISNLQHRRSHL is encoded by the exons ATGGACGCGGCGGCGCGACTGGTGGGCGACTACGAACTTGGGCGGAGACTCGGGTCAGGCTCCTTCGCCGTGGTGTGGCTAGCGAAGCACCGATCGTCTGGCTTAGAAGTCGCAATCAAGGAGATTGATAAGAAGAAGCTTAACCCTAAAGTCAGAGACAGTCTCCTCAAGGAGATTTCGATCCTCAGAACCATCGATCATCCCAACATCATCAGACTCCACGAAGCCATCGAg ACTGGAGATAGGATTTTTCTGGTGTTGGAGTACTGTAGTGGAGGTGATCTTGCTGAGTACATCAATCTCCATGGCAAAGTGTCTGAACCTGTTGCTAAGCATTTTATGAGGCAGTTGG CTTTGGGATTGCAAGCACTTCAAGAGAAGCATTGTATCCACAGAGATTTAAAGCCTCAG aaTTTACTTTTGTCGTCAAAGGAAGTAACTCCATTGCTGAAGATAGGAGATTTTGGGTTTGCAAG GTCTTTAACACCGGAGGCAATGGCTGAAACATTTTGCGGCTCTCCATTGTATATGGCTCCAGAGATCATCAGGAACCGAAAGTATGATGCCAAG GCTGACTTGTGGAGTGCTGGTGCGATTCTGTTTCAACTTGTCACTGGGAAGCCACCTTTTGATGGGACTAATCAGTTCCAG CTTTTTCACAATATTGTGAGAGACACTGAGTTGGAGTTTCCTGAAGATGCTTTGAATGAGATTCATCCTGATTGTGTTGATCTGTGCAAAAGTCTTCTACGCCGAGATCCAA TTGAACGCTTGACGTTCCGAGAGTTCTTCAGTCACAGGTTCCTTCAGGAGGCAAG ACAAACTCCGGGTGTTGCGCATTCTGATTCTACGGGGAAGTCCTCTTTGCCCTCTGGACAACTTACTAGTACCAACCGATTCAAAGCAAGTGCAGAGAATGTCTACAAACAAGGGAGCTCCTCTAGTGCCTCACCTTCTCACATTGTGTCTTCTGAGAAGACCAGGAAAGACACTGAGGGACAGTCTTCATCGAATCAGTTTGGAG TACTTGACTCGCTTGAGCTCATAGAGAGGGAGTATGTACTTGTAAACCGTCCTACCGAAGGTTCATCAGATTGTTTCGACACATCACTTCAAGATTCCGGAACACGTAACCTCTTACCAAAGAACGATAAAGGTTCACTTGAAGCACAGAGACCAGCAAGCGGATCATCATACCTGTTAACAGAAGTCCAACGGTTAACCATCGTTCATCCCCCAACCAAGCTCCAACTTTTGCATCAGTACGCAGAAGCACTTGCAGAAGTAGCTCGTGAGATG GGCAATGCAGGACAGGGGAAGGAGTCTTTTGCTGTTACGCTCGTCGTTTTAGCTGCCTGGAGAAAAGCTTTAGAGATATGTGATTCTTGGATGATGTCCGTTGGAGAGGAGAGAGTGAATCCAGCAGATCCAACCACAGCTCCAGAGACTTCAAATCCTGATTTAAACTCACCAGCAGTAGCTAAAACTTGGGTGACACAAGAGTTTGTTACCGCGTTTAACCAGGCTGAGACTTCATCAACTCAACTAAACCAAACAAGCG CTGCTACCCATATGCCTGATGCCATGGAAACAATATACGAGAAGGCATTAGCATACGGCAAGAGTGGTGGG GCGGAAGAGTATTTGAATAACAAGGAAAGTGCAGGAAAGTTATACAAGAAAGCAATTCTTCTACTCACCTTTATAATAGAGGAAGCAGTGACTCTACCTCTGAACCCTCCTTTCTCATTAACCTCTGACGACAAGAAGCGGATTCTCTATTACATCTCTAACTTGCAGCATCGTCGGTCTCATCTTTAG